In Pyrus communis chromosome 1, drPyrComm1.1, whole genome shotgun sequence, the following are encoded in one genomic region:
- the LOC137715087 gene encoding patatin-like protein 2 — protein sequence MERTTSIPLQPPTYGNLITVLSIDGGGIRGLIPGTILVFLESELQKLDGEDARLADYFDVISGTSTGGLVTAMLTTPDENNRPLFAAKDIKDFYLTESPKIFPQETRSLFPHIAKIIKRLTGPKYNGKYLHSLVRQKLGEKKLHQTLTNVVIPTFDIKNLQPTIFSSFEAKHKPPFDALVSDICIATSAAPTYLPAHYFETKDHNGNVREFNLIDGGVAANNPTLVAIGEVTKQIIKGSPDFFPIKPMDYGRYLVISLGTGSSKVELKYSAHNAAKWGVLNWLTSGGSTPIIDVFSQGSADMVDLNLSVVFQALHSEKNYLRIQDDKLRGDVSSVDIATERNLDNLVKVGEGLLKQPVSRVNLDTGKFEACNHETNEEALIKFAKLLSEEKWLRLAKSPHG from the exons ATGGAAAGAACCACTAGCATTCCCCTTCAGCCCCCAACTTATGGAAACCTGATCACTGTTCTAAGCATTGATGGGGGTGGAATAAGAGGACTTATCCCAGGAACCATCCTTGTTTTCCTAGAATCCGAGCTTCAG AAGCTGGATGGTGAGGATGCAAGACTTGCCGActattttgatgtgatttcaGGAACAAGTACTGGTGGTCTTGTGACTGCCATGCTAACTACTCCAGATGAGAATAACCGTCCTTTATTTGCTGCCAAAGATATAAAGGACTTCTACCTTACTGAGAGCCCTAAAATATTCCCCCAAGAAAC TCGTTCGTTGTTTCCTCATATTGCAAAGATTATCAAACGTCTAACAGGACCAAAGTACAATGGGAAGTATCTACATAGCTTGGTTAGGCAAAAGCttggtgaaaaaaagctgcacCAGACATTGACTAATGTTGTCATTCCTACATTCGACATAAAAAATCTCCAGCCAACAATATTTTCTAGCTTTGAG GCGAAACATAAGCCACCTTTTGATGCCTTAGTCTCAGACATATGCATTGCAACCTCAGCAGCACCAACTTATCTTCCAGCTCATTATTTTGAAACCAAAGACCACAACGGAAATGTTAGAGAATTCAACCTTATCGACGGTGGGGTGGCTGCAAATAATCCG ACTTTAGTTGCTATTGGTGAAGTGACAAAGCAAATAATCAAGGGGAGCCCGGACTTCTTTCCTATCAAACCTATGGACTATGGACGATATCTAGTCATATCATTAGGAACTGGCTCATCAAAAGTTGAATTGAAATATAGTGCACATAATGCAGCTAAATGGGGCGTATTGAATTGGTTAACCAGCGGAGGCTCAACACCGATCATCGATGTTTTCAGTCAAGGAAGTGCTGATATGGTTGATCTTAACCTTTCTGTGGTTTTCCAAGCCCTTCACTCTGAGAAAAACTACCTTCGAATTCAG GATGACAAGCTGCGTGGGGACGTATCTTCTGTAGATATAGCAACAGAGAGGAATTTGGACAATCTTGTGAAAGTTGGTGAAGGCCTATTGAAACAACCTGTTTCTAGGGTTAATTTAGATACGGGCAAATTTGAAGCTTGTAATCATGAGACTAATGAAGAAGCTCTTATAAA GTTTGCAAAACTACTCTCTGAAGAGAAGTGGCTTCGTCTTGCAAAGTCGCCACATGGTTAA